One segment of Amycolatopsis alba DSM 44262 DNA contains the following:
- a CDS encoding DUF2625 family protein: protein MTTSAWDEVATAVAAAPYPVTVLAPDSDRAAHCLRELGITTGSWLGAVIGHTGGLLVDHGWLRVLGCGTETMPAASLTVAYDVLGGVYDWTVNPAGRPTIHYFGPDALAWEDLELGYAEWLHAVLAGSLDRFYETLRWPGWQAEVGAVAADRGIHTFPPPWSKEGKDLSTVSRAVVSLAELVSVHQETARQLDGQDS from the coding sequence GTGACGACATCCGCGTGGGACGAGGTAGCGACAGCAGTCGCGGCGGCCCCTTACCCGGTCACCGTGCTCGCCCCGGACAGTGATCGCGCCGCCCACTGCCTGCGTGAACTGGGCATCACGACCGGCTCATGGCTGGGCGCCGTCATCGGCCACACGGGCGGGTTGCTGGTCGACCATGGATGGCTGCGCGTTCTCGGCTGCGGAACGGAGACCATGCCCGCCGCTTCCCTGACGGTCGCCTACGACGTGTTGGGCGGCGTGTATGACTGGACGGTCAATCCCGCGGGGCGGCCGACCATCCACTACTTCGGGCCCGACGCCCTCGCGTGGGAAGACCTTGAGCTGGGGTACGCCGAATGGCTGCACGCCGTGCTCGCCGGTTCGCTCGACCGGTTTTACGAAACCCTGCGGTGGCCCGGCTGGCAAGCCGAAGTCGGCGCGGTCGCGGCCGACCGGGGCATTCACACCTTCCCGCCGCCTTGGAGCAAGGAAGGCAAAGACCTCTCGACGGTGTCGCGGGCGGTCGTCTCGCTGGCGGAGCTGGTGTCGGTCCATCAGGAAACCGCGCGGCAGTTGGACGGCCAGGATTCCTGA
- a CDS encoding alpha/beta hydrolase gives MGLGLSAIRLDSTLNLVIVVVLTLLAIIAVPFFWERWRRKVVGRSGTILVAVVLIVVSTGMGGNMIGGFFPTVGALFGTGVYSGESTDAVAGQNGSDLDKLRDAGAMRAKEGKGSVVHMTVTGKRTGLTRDVSVYFPPQYYDPAFRALKFPVIEWIPNYPSGPEVVTGPYELPAKLDAAIAKHTLPPTLVIIPDPTGKPKIGHDTECIDEVNGTANDTYLTADIRDWAIEKLGAGTQRKAWTMAGWSSGGYCAMNLVTRHPQWYGQAASVSGYYKASVDAETENLFKGRQDIIDANTVSLNLQKHPSPVDILAIAGEKESFESFSIDQLQSAVRAPATLSSWRIPDAGHNMNTFKAQVPDVLAWIGARTVPPSAPQDKKIISNGGVTPWPLPNTGAKGALVDVVE, from the coding sequence ATGGGACTGGGACTGAGTGCCATCCGGCTCGATTCCACGCTGAACCTCGTCATCGTCGTGGTGCTGACGCTGCTCGCGATCATCGCCGTGCCGTTCTTCTGGGAGCGCTGGCGTCGCAAGGTGGTCGGCCGCAGCGGCACGATCCTCGTCGCGGTGGTGCTGATCGTGGTCAGCACCGGGATGGGCGGGAACATGATCGGCGGGTTCTTCCCGACGGTCGGCGCCCTGTTCGGCACTGGCGTCTACTCGGGGGAGAGCACCGACGCCGTCGCCGGTCAGAACGGCTCGGACCTCGACAAGCTGCGCGACGCCGGGGCGATGCGGGCCAAGGAGGGCAAGGGCTCCGTCGTGCACATGACGGTGACCGGCAAGCGCACCGGCCTCACGCGTGACGTCTCGGTGTACTTCCCGCCCCAGTACTACGACCCCGCGTTCCGGGCGCTCAAGTTCCCGGTCATCGAATGGATCCCGAACTACCCGTCCGGTCCGGAAGTGGTCACCGGACCCTACGAACTGCCCGCGAAACTCGACGCGGCCATCGCGAAGCACACGCTCCCGCCGACCCTGGTGATCATCCCGGACCCGACAGGGAAGCCGAAGATCGGTCACGACACCGAATGCATCGACGAGGTCAACGGGACCGCCAACGACACCTACCTGACCGCCGACATCCGAGACTGGGCGATCGAGAAGCTCGGCGCCGGCACGCAGCGGAAGGCGTGGACCATGGCGGGCTGGTCCTCGGGCGGGTACTGCGCGATGAACCTGGTGACCCGGCACCCGCAGTGGTACGGCCAGGCGGCGAGCGTGAGCGGCTACTACAAGGCTTCGGTGGACGCGGAGACGGAGAACCTGTTCAAGGGCAGGCAGGACATCATCGACGCGAACACGGTCTCGCTGAACCTGCAGAAGCATCCGTCGCCGGTCGACATCCTCGCGATCGCCGGGGAGAAGGAAAGCTTCGAGAGCTTCTCGATCGACCAGCTGCAGTCGGCCGTCCGCGCGCCCGCGACGCTCTCGTCGTGGCGGATCCCGGACGCCGGGCACAACATGAACACCTTCAAGGCTCAGGTGCCCGACGTGCTGGCGTGGATCGGCGCGCGGACCGTGCCGCCGAGCGCGCCGCAGGACAAGAAGATCATCTCCAACGGCGGGGTCACCCCGTGGCCCTTGCCGAACACCGGCGCCAAGGGCGCTCTGGTCGACGTCGTCGAGTAG
- a CDS encoding DUF4383 domain-containing protein, protein MARVQRARIRTAGLQPAQILAGLVSLAYLVFGIVGFTRTGFADFIGRNDATVLGFSVNPLYNLGFVLLGAIGLLLTFGSGRSRVFGLLTFVAFGALFVWGLMIAGTVSSNPVSQAGNPFNLNGPDNWVHLGLAALGLVIAFLPARHKVLLPEDEDETVVTDRADSATVVEPVPDGSRRPKHEKSPAVAREERPPGLAH, encoded by the coding sequence ATGGCACGTGTACAACGCGCTCGTATCCGGACGGCGGGACTCCAGCCCGCGCAGATCCTCGCCGGGCTGGTGAGCCTGGCTTATCTGGTGTTCGGGATCGTGGGCTTCACCAGGACCGGGTTCGCCGATTTCATCGGCCGCAACGACGCGACCGTTCTCGGGTTCTCGGTGAACCCCCTCTACAACCTCGGGTTCGTCCTGCTGGGCGCGATCGGTCTGCTGCTGACCTTCGGCTCGGGCCGGTCCCGTGTCTTCGGTCTCCTGACGTTCGTCGCCTTCGGGGCGCTGTTCGTCTGGGGTCTCATGATCGCCGGGACCGTTTCGAGCAACCCGGTCTCACAGGCGGGGAACCCGTTCAACCTCAACGGGCCGGACAACTGGGTGCACCTCGGCCTCGCCGCGCTCGGACTGGTGATCGCGTTCCTGCCCGCGCGGCACAAGGTGCTGCTGCCGGAGGACGAAGACGAGACCGTGGTGACGGACCGCGCCGACAGCGCGACGGTCGTCGAACCCGTTCCGGACGGTTCGCGACGGCCCAAGCATGAGAAAAGCCCGGCCGTCGCTCGTGAAGAGCGACCGCCGGGCCTTGCCCACTAG
- a CDS encoding serine hydrolase codes for MGKVSGVFLLAGLCLGAIMAMLLVPSSRPGPSAVADAASGTAAMTIEAESETPESPPPSPSVPSKSADPGKPPAVVDAQALADLVPGGQVSVVVYDRVAKKNTVSLKSERSYTSASLVKLLIALEALQAGAPPSTVQRMLSVSDDDIASRLWTAYGGPAIVTRWATKIGLAGTHPPEDPGRWGDTRITAADIAKIYRYLMEQAGAGTRTTIMRALSAATENGSDGIRQYFGIADAVGDLPWSIKQGWACCRGSRILHSSGVVGKDNRHIVVVLTSQPTSTTYVSGGKRVTDVVKALLPAIDDL; via the coding sequence GTGGGCAAGGTGAGCGGAGTCTTCCTCCTGGCGGGGCTGTGCCTGGGAGCCATCATGGCGATGCTGCTGGTTCCGTCGTCGCGTCCCGGCCCGTCGGCGGTCGCGGACGCAGCGTCGGGGACCGCGGCGATGACCATCGAAGCCGAATCGGAAACACCCGAATCCCCGCCGCCGTCACCCTCGGTGCCGTCGAAGTCCGCCGATCCCGGCAAGCCACCGGCGGTCGTCGACGCGCAGGCCCTCGCGGACCTCGTTCCCGGCGGGCAGGTGAGCGTGGTCGTCTACGACCGCGTCGCCAAGAAGAACACGGTTTCCCTTAAATCAGAACGTTCCTACACCTCGGCGTCCCTCGTGAAGCTCCTCATCGCACTGGAAGCCCTGCAAGCGGGCGCGCCGCCGAGCACCGTGCAGCGGATGCTCTCGGTCAGCGACGACGACATCGCCAGCAGGCTGTGGACCGCGTACGGCGGACCCGCCATCGTCACCCGCTGGGCGACCAAGATCGGCCTCGCCGGCACGCATCCGCCCGAGGATCCCGGCCGCTGGGGCGACACCCGGATCACCGCCGCGGACATCGCGAAGATCTACCGCTACCTGATGGAGCAGGCGGGCGCGGGAACCCGTACGACGATCATGCGGGCGCTGAGTGCCGCGACGGAGAACGGATCCGACGGGATCCGGCAGTATTTCGGCATCGCGGACGCCGTCGGCGATCTTCCCTGGTCGATCAAACAGGGCTGGGCGTGCTGCCGCGGCTCACGGATCCTGCACAGCTCTGGTGTCGTCGGGAAGGACAACCGTCACATCGTCGTCGTGCTGACCTCTCAGCCGACGTCGACCACCTATGTCAGTGGCGGCAAACGGGTGACCGACGTAGTGAAAGCGCTGCTTCCCGCTATTGACGACCTGTAA
- a CDS encoding DinB family protein has translation MDTIPDENYSASWRGDRPESSRVASEREILTSTLDWHRRTFELKCEGLTPEQMAARAVEPSSMSLHGLLRHLTGTERWWFRLQFAGEDVPMLYYSDERPEQDFDDTDGDVEAAWAAWREECARSREIVAAASLDDTGTSRRDGEPFSLRWLLTHHIAEYARHDGHADLLRERIDGRTGH, from the coding sequence ATGGACACGATCCCTGACGAGAACTACTCGGCGAGCTGGCGGGGTGATCGTCCGGAGTCTTCGCGGGTGGCGAGCGAGCGCGAGATCCTGACGTCCACCCTGGACTGGCATCGCCGCACGTTCGAGCTGAAGTGCGAGGGCCTGACGCCGGAGCAGATGGCCGCGCGGGCGGTGGAGCCGTCGAGTATGTCGCTGCACGGGCTGCTCAGGCACCTCACCGGCACCGAGCGCTGGTGGTTCCGCCTGCAGTTCGCGGGCGAGGACGTCCCGATGCTCTATTACTCCGACGAGCGGCCCGAGCAGGACTTCGACGACACCGACGGTGACGTCGAGGCCGCGTGGGCGGCGTGGCGTGAGGAGTGCGCGCGGTCCAGGGAGATCGTCGCGGCGGCCTCGCTCGACGACACGGGCACGAGCCGCCGCGACGGGGAGCCGTTCTCGCTGCGGTGGCTGCTGACGCATCACATCGCCGAGTACGCGCGCCATGACGGCCACGCCGACCTGCTGCGCGAGCGCATAGACGGGAGGACAGGCCACTGA
- a CDS encoding alpha/beta hydrolase — MTANPHNLALEPAAQAFVEATATPPFLFQLPPAEGRKAVDEVQGGDVELPAADVETTHVDGVEVRIVRPQGVTGPLPVIVYIHGAGWVFGNFHTHERLVRELAVGAGAAVVFPEYDRSPEARYPVAIEQNYAVAKWVAEHGAENGLDSTKIAIAGDSVGGNMTAALTLLAKQRGDVTFRQQVLFYPVTDANFDTESYRQFAEGYFLALDGMKWFWDQYTTDPAQRAEITASPLRASLDELAGLPPALVITAEADVLRDEGEAYAAKLRQAGVPVTAVRYQGVVHDFVMLNTLRETHAAEAAIKQAIGVLRTALAG, encoded by the coding sequence ATGACCGCCAACCCACACAACCTGGCCCTTGAACCGGCCGCCCAGGCCTTCGTCGAGGCGACCGCCACGCCGCCGTTCCTCTTCCAGCTTCCGCCCGCCGAAGGTCGCAAGGCCGTCGACGAGGTCCAGGGCGGCGACGTCGAACTGCCCGCCGCGGACGTCGAGACCACGCATGTCGACGGAGTCGAGGTCCGCATCGTCCGGCCGCAGGGCGTCACCGGGCCGCTACCCGTGATCGTCTACATCCACGGCGCCGGCTGGGTCTTCGGCAACTTCCACACCCACGAGCGCCTGGTCCGCGAGCTCGCCGTCGGCGCGGGCGCGGCCGTGGTCTTCCCCGAATACGACCGCTCCCCGGAGGCGCGCTACCCGGTCGCCATCGAGCAGAACTACGCGGTGGCGAAATGGGTCGCCGAGCACGGCGCCGAGAACGGGCTCGACAGCACGAAAATCGCGATCGCCGGTGACTCCGTCGGCGGGAACATGACCGCCGCGCTCACCCTGCTCGCGAAACAGCGCGGCGACGTCACGTTCCGTCAGCAGGTGCTCTTCTACCCGGTCACCGACGCGAACTTCGACACCGAGTCCTACCGGCAGTTCGCCGAGGGCTACTTCCTCGCCCTCGACGGCATGAAGTGGTTCTGGGACCAGTACACGACCGACCCGGCGCAGCGTGCGGAGATCACCGCGTCACCGCTGCGGGCGAGCCTCGACGAGCTGGCAGGCCTGCCGCCCGCGCTGGTGATCACCGCGGAAGCCGACGTCCTGCGCGACGAGGGCGAGGCGTACGCCGCGAAGCTGCGTCAGGCCGGAGTGCCGGTGACGGCCGTGCGGTACCAGGGCGTCGTCCACGACTTCGTCATGCTCAACACGCTGCGTGAAACGCACGCCGCGGAGGCGGCGATAAAGCAGGCGATCGGGGTGTTGCGCACGGCCCTCGCGGGCTGA
- a CDS encoding SAM-dependent methyltransferase has translation MTMIDHDAALKAVENSLDRPSAARVYDYFIGGDTHYAIDRLFAEKVRQRLPLMGDYCKTSRQFLGRAVRHCAELGIRQFVDIGSGLPTAGNVHEVADEARPQEDTHVLYIDNEPIALAHSTLLLADTADPDRHHAIAADLFDPEDLWERVMDSGIIDVEEPVALVINAVMHFIKDEQDPDALLDFYRDRLAPGSLLVISQMTNENPANDEERQALLDILEYYETTTNPGFLRTMDEFRRFFGGWPLLEPGLVYAPAWHPDERTVFAAAPSESRVIGGIARKP, from the coding sequence ATGACGATGATCGATCACGACGCGGCGCTCAAGGCCGTCGAGAACAGCTTGGACCGGCCGTCCGCGGCACGGGTCTACGACTACTTCATCGGCGGGGACACCCACTACGCCATCGACCGCCTGTTCGCCGAGAAGGTGCGCCAGCGCCTGCCGCTCATGGGTGACTACTGCAAGACCAGCAGGCAGTTCCTCGGCCGGGCCGTGCGGCATTGCGCGGAACTGGGCATCCGGCAGTTCGTCGACATCGGCTCCGGCCTGCCGACGGCGGGCAACGTGCACGAGGTCGCCGACGAGGCGCGGCCGCAGGAGGACACGCACGTCCTCTACATCGACAACGAGCCGATCGCGCTCGCGCATTCGACGCTGCTGCTCGCCGACACCGCCGACCCGGACCGGCACCACGCGATCGCCGCGGACCTGTTCGACCCCGAGGACCTCTGGGAACGGGTGATGGACTCCGGCATCATCGACGTCGAGGAGCCCGTCGCGCTGGTGATCAACGCGGTCATGCACTTCATCAAGGACGAGCAGGACCCGGACGCGCTGCTGGACTTCTACCGCGACCGGCTCGCGCCTGGCTCGCTGCTGGTGATCTCGCAGATGACCAACGAGAACCCGGCCAACGACGAGGAGCGGCAGGCGCTGCTCGACATCCTCGAGTACTACGAGACCACGACGAACCCCGGTTTCCTGCGCACGATGGACGAGTTCCGGCGGTTCTTCGGCGGCTGGCCGCTGCTGGAGCCGGGCCTGGTCTACGCGCCGGCGTGGCACCCGGACGAGAGGACGGTCTTCGCCGCCGCGCCCTCCGAGTCGCGCGTCATCGGCGGGATCGCCCGCAAGCCGTAA
- a CDS encoding oxygenase MpaB family protein — protein sequence MSAEARLPAVTPLGPDSVAWQVVGDRRLLLGAGTALLLQVAHPVVGAGVHDHSNYTEDPWGRLDRTIDSLLSQVFGGQEAIAEAERLRELHKAIKGVDHHGERYHALNPEAYRWVHGSTFWTTVRMRELFIHPLPREEKRRFYAEWRHLGLILGLREHHMPPDLEGFEAYFDDVVANRLEDNHTVRELLDSITMRDTPPPPWWFLPEALWRPVRPAGGNVLTLCAIGLLPPALRDRLGLKWTNADERHLRRLGAATRAAGNRVPDRLRLYPKAYLATRRRRPERPWRRCSARATG from the coding sequence ATGAGCGCCGAAGCCCGCCTGCCCGCCGTGACCCCGCTCGGCCCGGATTCCGTTGCCTGGCAAGTGGTCGGCGACCGGAGGCTGCTGCTCGGCGCGGGGACCGCGTTGCTGCTGCAGGTCGCGCATCCGGTGGTCGGCGCCGGCGTCCACGATCATTCGAACTACACCGAAGACCCGTGGGGCCGCCTCGACCGGACCATCGATTCCTTGCTGTCACAGGTTTTCGGCGGCCAGGAGGCGATCGCGGAGGCCGAGCGGCTCCGCGAGCTGCACAAGGCGATCAAGGGTGTCGACCACCACGGCGAGCGCTATCACGCGCTGAACCCCGAAGCGTATCGATGGGTGCACGGTTCGACCTTCTGGACGACCGTCCGCATGCGGGAACTCTTCATACATCCCTTGCCACGCGAGGAAAAACGCCGCTTCTACGCGGAATGGCGACACCTCGGCCTGATCCTCGGCCTCCGCGAGCACCACATGCCGCCGGACCTCGAAGGGTTCGAAGCGTACTTCGACGACGTCGTCGCGAATCGGCTCGAAGACAACCACACTGTGCGGGAACTGCTCGACTCGATCACCATGCGGGACACCCCGCCGCCGCCTTGGTGGTTCCTGCCGGAAGCCTTGTGGCGTCCCGTCCGGCCCGCGGGCGGGAACGTGCTGACCCTGTGCGCGATCGGGTTGCTGCCACCGGCGCTCCGCGACCGGCTCGGTCTCAAGTGGACGAACGCTGACGAGCGTCATCTCCGGCGGCTGGGAGCTGCCACGAGGGCGGCCGGGAACCGGGTTCCCGACCGGCTTCGCTTGTACCCCAAGGCGTACCTGGCTACTCGACGACGTCGACCAGAGCGCCCTTGGCGCCGGTGTTCGGCAAGGGCCACGGGGTGA
- a CDS encoding SCO0930 family lipoprotein has translation MLRKRFVVAAASAAAGLVALSACSGGTEAAAPAVAPAAAVAGAGGNAPAAKGETKVAVAEAGNLGQILVDKDGFTLYRFDKDSAKPPKSNCDGDCAKAWPPVLAEGEVRIEGVDQSLVGEVTRTDGRKQVTVGGWALYRYAKDAKAGETKGQGVGSTWYAANTKGGKAGQAAKEAPAEQKDAATKLAASNVDGIGPAIVDKDGFTLYMFTKDKKNKQPTCNGDCAKAWPPVLAEGDVQLEGIEKKLLGMVKRADGTMQVTVGGWPVYRYAKDANAGEANGHGVGGTWFVIEPAGCKSSAPVKDKAAQSGNAAPKKEEGAPAQSGGSEYGY, from the coding sequence ATGCTTCGCAAGCGTTTCGTCGTCGCTGCGGCGTCCGCGGCCGCGGGCCTGGTGGCGCTGTCGGCCTGCTCCGGTGGCACCGAAGCGGCGGCTCCGGCCGTCGCACCCGCCGCCGCGGTGGCCGGGGCGGGCGGGAACGCCCCCGCGGCCAAGGGTGAGACCAAGGTGGCCGTGGCCGAAGCCGGGAATCTCGGTCAGATACTCGTCGACAAGGACGGGTTCACTTTGTACCGCTTCGACAAGGACAGCGCGAAGCCGCCGAAGTCCAATTGCGACGGTGACTGCGCGAAGGCCTGGCCGCCGGTGCTCGCCGAGGGCGAAGTCCGGATCGAAGGGGTGGACCAGTCCCTGGTCGGAGAGGTGACCCGCACCGACGGCCGCAAGCAGGTCACCGTCGGCGGCTGGGCGCTTTACCGCTACGCCAAGGACGCCAAGGCGGGCGAGACGAAGGGGCAGGGTGTCGGCAGCACTTGGTACGCCGCGAACACCAAGGGCGGCAAAGCGGGCCAGGCCGCGAAGGAGGCTCCGGCCGAGCAAAAGGATGCCGCCACGAAGCTGGCCGCGAGCAACGTCGACGGCATCGGACCGGCCATTGTGGACAAGGACGGCTTCACCCTCTACATGTTCACCAAGGACAAGAAGAACAAGCAGCCGACCTGCAACGGCGACTGCGCGAAGGCCTGGCCGCCGGTGCTCGCCGAGGGCGACGTCCAGCTCGAAGGCATCGAGAAGAAGCTGCTCGGCATGGTGAAGCGGGCGGACGGCACCATGCAGGTCACCGTCGGCGGCTGGCCCGTCTACCGCTACGCCAAGGACGCGAACGCCGGCGAGGCGAACGGTCACGGCGTCGGCGGCACCTGGTTCGTCATCGAGCCCGCCGGGTGCAAGAGCTCCGCGCCGGTGAAGGACAAGGCGGCCCAGAGCGGGAACGCCGCCCCCAAGAAGGAGGAAGGCGCTCCCGCCCAGTCCGGCGGTTCGGAGTACGGCTACTGA
- the pcaB gene encoding 3-carboxy-cis,cis-muconate cycloisomerase — protein sequence MNADPDSGLLSPVRAGTPSEAATGDLAWLRALLDTEAALARAQAGTGLIPREAAEAITAAAATVEIDVVALARAARETANPVVGLVKELTAAAGTEYVHRGSTSQDIFDTAMMLVAARTRTLLAADLETTADALGDLARVHRDTAMAGRTLTAHAVPTTFGLKAAGWRQLTLDALDRLNRVVLPVSLGGAAGTRAAYAEYARLAGLPEGYPQRLQTAFAEETGLAETTLPWHTLRTPTADLAAALSFTAAALGKIAVDVQFLTRTEVGEVAEPAGAGRGGSSAMPHKRNPVLATLIRSAALQVPVLATGVTQALVSEDERSAGAWHAEWQLLRDCLRLTGGAAHTAAELARGLVVNEERMRENLGLTHGQIVSERLSTVLAPLLGKTRAKEVLGHASKLALEQGKPLGEVLSDLPEVTGVLPADSLADLLDPSNYTGSAGVLTDAALEGLEENPGTS from the coding sequence ATGAACGCCGATCCCGATTCCGGCCTCCTCTCACCGGTCCGCGCCGGCACGCCCTCCGAGGCGGCGACGGGTGATCTCGCCTGGCTGCGGGCGTTGCTCGACACGGAGGCGGCGCTGGCCAGGGCGCAGGCCGGGACCGGGCTGATCCCGCGCGAAGCCGCGGAGGCGATCACTGCGGCGGCCGCGACAGTGGAGATCGACGTGGTCGCGCTGGCGAGGGCGGCCCGCGAGACGGCGAACCCGGTCGTGGGGCTGGTCAAGGAGCTGACAGCGGCGGCCGGGACCGAGTACGTCCATCGTGGCTCCACCAGCCAGGACATCTTCGACACCGCGATGATGCTGGTCGCCGCCCGGACACGGACGCTCCTCGCGGCCGACCTCGAGACGACGGCGGACGCGCTGGGGGACCTCGCTCGCGTACATCGCGACACGGCCATGGCCGGGCGAACCCTCACCGCCCACGCGGTCCCGACCACGTTCGGGCTCAAGGCGGCGGGCTGGCGTCAGCTGACGCTCGACGCGCTCGACAGGCTGAACCGCGTCGTCCTGCCGGTCTCGCTCGGTGGCGCGGCCGGTACGCGAGCCGCGTACGCCGAGTACGCGCGTCTCGCCGGGCTGCCCGAAGGCTATCCGCAACGCCTTCAGACAGCCTTCGCCGAAGAGACCGGTCTCGCCGAGACCACGCTCCCCTGGCACACGCTCCGCACCCCGACGGCCGACCTCGCGGCGGCCCTGTCGTTCACCGCAGCCGCGCTCGGGAAGATCGCGGTCGACGTCCAGTTCTTGACTCGCACCGAGGTCGGTGAGGTCGCCGAACCCGCGGGTGCGGGCCGTGGCGGGTCTTCGGCGATGCCGCACAAACGCAATCCGGTGCTGGCGACGTTGATCCGCTCGGCCGCGCTGCAGGTACCGGTGCTGGCCACCGGCGTCACGCAGGCCCTGGTCTCCGAGGACGAACGGTCCGCGGGCGCGTGGCACGCCGAGTGGCAGCTGCTGCGCGACTGCCTCCGCCTGACCGGCGGCGCCGCGCATACGGCGGCCGAACTCGCGCGCGGTCTGGTCGTCAACGAGGAACGGATGCGCGAGAACCTCGGGCTCACGCACGGCCAGATCGTCTCCGAACGACTTTCGACCGTGCTCGCCCCGCTGCTCGGCAAGACACGGGCCAAGGAGGTCCTCGGGCACGCGTCGAAGCTCGCCCTGGAGCAGGGCAAACCCCTCGGCGAGGTTCTTTCCGACCTGCCGGAGGTAACCGGAGTCCTCCCCGCGGATTCCCTTGCCGACCTGCTGGATCCCTCGAACTACACCGGTTCGGCCGGGGTGCTCACGGACGCCGCGCTGGAGGGCCTCGAAGAAAATCCGGGAACTTCTTGA
- a CDS encoding PadR family transcriptional regulator, whose translation MALEHAILVSLSERSGSGYELTRRFEKSIGLWWNATHQQIYRVLKRMEDAGWVSVDQVAQSGKPDKKVYTVGDAGRAELARWLAEPDPSATARELAVKIRGAALGDPAAVAAEVTRHRDAHAAQLDAYLLIEKRDFPDPSVLSGQSLHQFLVLRGGIRTEQGHVEWLEEVLQAFHHDA comes from the coding sequence ATGGCACTGGAGCACGCGATCCTGGTCTCCCTGTCCGAGCGGTCCGGCTCGGGCTATGAGCTGACGCGCCGCTTCGAGAAGTCCATCGGACTGTGGTGGAACGCCACCCACCAGCAGATCTACCGCGTTCTCAAGCGCATGGAGGACGCGGGCTGGGTCAGCGTCGACCAGGTCGCGCAGTCCGGGAAACCCGACAAGAAGGTCTACACCGTCGGCGACGCGGGCCGGGCCGAACTCGCCCGCTGGCTCGCCGAACCCGATCCGTCGGCCACCGCCAGGGAGCTCGCCGTGAAGATCCGCGGCGCGGCGCTCGGCGATCCGGCCGCCGTCGCCGCCGAGGTCACCCGGCATCGCGACGCGCACGCGGCACAGCTCGACGCCTACCTGCTGATCGAGAAGCGCGACTTCCCCGACCCCAGCGTCCTCAGTGGACAGTCGTTGCACCAGTTCCTCGTGCTGCGTGGAGGAATCCGAACCGAACAGGGCCACGTCGAGTGGCTCGAGGAAGTCCTCCAGGCATTCCACCACGATGCGTAA
- a CDS encoding MarR family winged helix-turn-helix transcriptional regulator — translation MPTDNNASLCLDDQLCFGLYAASRAVTALYRVVLDDLGLTYPQYLVMLALWEEDERLVKELGTVLSLDSGTLSPLLKRLEKSGLVRRDRRADDERSVRISLTEDGARLRDRASGIPKIIGDAMGLDATGLARTRAELDRLTESVNAYREAYVPAG, via the coding sequence ATGCCGACAGACAACAACGCGTCGCTGTGCCTGGACGATCAGCTGTGCTTCGGGCTCTACGCGGCATCGCGGGCCGTGACCGCGCTTTACCGCGTGGTACTCGACGATCTGGGCCTGACCTATCCGCAGTACCTGGTGATGCTCGCGCTCTGGGAGGAGGACGAGCGACTGGTCAAAGAGCTCGGCACCGTGCTGAGCCTCGACTCCGGAACGCTGTCACCCTTGCTCAAACGCCTGGAGAAGTCCGGACTGGTCCGGCGAGACCGGCGCGCCGACGACGAACGGTCCGTGCGCATCAGCCTGACCGAGGACGGCGCCCGGCTCAGGGACCGCGCGAGCGGGATCCCGAAGATCATCGGCGACGCGATGGGCCTCGACGCGACCGGGCTCGCCCGCACCCGCGCGGAACTCGATCGCCTGACCGAATCCGTCAACGCCTACCGCGAGGCCTACGTCCCGGCCGGTTAG